GACCCCGCCGACCACGACACCTGGTCGGCCGGTTCCTTCTTCCACAACCCGATCCTGACCGACGAGGCGTACGCCGCGTTCCTCGCCCGCGCCCAGGACCGCCTCGGCCCCGAGACCGCACCGCCCGCCTACTCCGCCGGCGACGGCCGTACGAAGACCAGCGCGGCCTGGCTGATCGACAAGGCCGGCTTCACCAAGGGCTACGGCACCGGCCCCGCGCGCATCTCCACCAAGCACACCCTCGCCCTCACCAACCGCGGCGAGGCCACCACCGAGGACCTCCTCGCCCTGGCCCGCGAGGTCGTCGCGGGCGTCCACGCGGCCTTCGGCGTCACCCTGGTCAACGAGCCGGTGACGGTCGGCGTCAGCATCTGAGGAGCCCCGGCCGCCCATGCTCTGTCCCCTGCACGGGGCCGGTACGGACCCCACCCGCCTCGTGGGCCGCACGCTCAGCAGAGTCGTCGCGTCCTGGCACATCAGCGAGGGCGAACGCTCCGAGGCGCCCCTCGACGTCTGGCTGATCGACAGCGTCGGCGACTCGATCCGCATCACCACCGGGTCCGACCAGTGCCTCATCGTCGAGTCGGCGGCGCCCCACGAGCCCTACGACATGGGGGAGTGGGGCCGCATCGAGGTCGGCGAGGACCTCGGCGACCACCCGTTCCTGCGCCACCTCGGCGAGACCGTCGCCTCGGTCGCCGAGTTCGCGCTGCCCGAGCAGGGCCGCACCCACCTGGAGATCGGCTTCCAGGACGGGCGCCGGGTGCGCGCCGACTGCTACGAGGGGGACCTGCGGCTCACCCGGTGAGCCAGTGCTCGATCCCGGCCAGCAGCTTCTCCTGTACGTCGGCGGGCGCGGCCGAGCCGCGGACGGACTGGCGGGCCAGCTCGGCGAGCTCCGGGTCCGTGAAACCGTGGTGGCGGCGGGCGATCTCGTACTGGGCGGCGAGCCGGGACCCGAAGAGCAGCGGGTCGTCCGCGCCCAGCGCCATCGGCACGCCCGCCTCGAAGAGGGTGCGCAGCGGGACGTCCTCGGGCCGCTCGTACACGCCGAGGGCGACGTTGGAGGCGGGGCAGACCTCGCACGTGATCTGCCGGTCGGCGAGGCGCTTCAGCAGCCGGGGGTTCTCCGCGGCCCGTACGCCGTGCCCGATGCGGGCGGCGTGCAGATCGTCGAGGCAGTCGCGGACCGAGGACGGGCCGGTGAGCTCGCCGCCGTGCGGGGCGGCGAGGAGGCCGCCCTCGCGGGCGATGGCGAAGGCCCGGTCGAAGTCGCGGGCCATGCCGCGGCGCTCGTCGTTGGAGAGCCCGAAGCCGACGACCCCGCGGTCGGCGTAGCGGACGGCGAGGCGGGCCAGGGTGCGGGCGTCGAGGGGGTGCCTCATGCGGTTGGCGGCGATGAGGACCCGCATGCCGAGGCCGGTCTCGCGGGAGGCCGCGTCGACGGCGTCGAGGATGATCTCGACGGCCGGGATCAACCCGCCGAGCAGGGGGGCGTAGGAGGTGGGATCCACCTGGATCTCCAGCCAGCCGCTGCCGTCCCGTACGTCCTCCTCCGCGGCCTCGCGGACGAGGCGGCGGATGTCGTCGGGCTCGCGGAGGCAGGAGCGGGCGGCGTCGTAGAGCCGCTGGAACCGGAACCAGCCGCGCTCGTCGGTGGCGCGGAGCTTCGGGGGCTCGCCGGCGGTGAGGGCGTCCGGGAGGCGGACGCCGTACTTGTCGGCGAGCTCCAGGAGGGTCGATGGTCGCATCGAGCCGGTGAAGTGCAGGTGGAGGTGGGCTTTCGGCAGAAGCGTGAGATCGCGTGCGTGCTCCATTTGCTGATCCTGCCGTACCGCTGAGCTCGGCGGGAGGGGGTTTTACCTTTTGGGGGCTTGCCCGAACGCGAGAGCGGGGCCGTCCGGGGCTGCCGGGCGCCACCCGGGCCCGCGCCTCACACGCCTGCGGGGCCGGATGTGGCTGAGCGGCGCCACCCTCGTGGGGGTGGCGCCGCTCAGATCTTGCTGCGGGCCGCTTTAGGCCTTGGCCTCGGCCAGGAGCTTCTGGATGCGGGAGACGCCCTCCACCAGGTCCTCGTCGCCCAGGGCGTAGGACAGGCGCAGGTAGCCCGGGGTGCCGAAGGCCTCGCCGGGGACGACCGCGACCTCGACCTCGTCCAGGATCAGGGCGGCGAGCTCGACGGAGGTCTGCGGGCGCTTGCCGCGGAGCTCCTTGCCGAGGAGGGCCTTGACCGAGGGGTACACGTAGAAGGCGCCCTCGGGGGTCGGGCAGACGACGCCGTCGATCTCGTTCAGCATCCGCACGATCGTCTGGCGGCGGCGGTCGAACGCGGTGCGCATCTCGTGGACGGCGTCCAGGTTGCCGGAGACGGCGGCCAGGGCGGCGACCTGGGCCACGTTGGAGACGTTCGAGGTGGCGTGCGACTGGAGGTTCGTCGCGGCCTTGACCACGTCCTCGGGGCCGATGATCCAGCCCACCCGCCAGCCGGTCATCGCGTACGTCTTGGCGACGCCGTTGACGACGATGCACTTGTCGGCCAGCTCGGGGACGATCGCCGGGAGGGAGACGAACTTCGCGTCGCCGTAGACGAGGTGCTCGTAGATCTCGTCGGTCAGGACCCACAGGCCCTTCTCGGCGGCCCAGCGGCCGATCGCCTCGGCATCGGCCTCGCTGTAGACCGCGCCCGTCGGGTTGGACGGGGAGACGAAGAGGACGACCTTGGTGCGCTCGGTGCGCGCGGCCTCCAGCTGCTCGACGGAGACGCGGTAGCCGGTGGTCTCGTCGGCGACGACCTCGACCGGGACACCGCCGGCGAGACGGATGGACTCCGGGTAGGTGGTCCAGTACGGAGCCGGGACGATGACCTCGTCACCCGGGTCCAGGATCGCGGCGAAGGCGTTGTAGATCGCCTGCTTGCCGCCGTTGGTCACCAGGACCTGCGCCGGGTCGACCTCGTAGCCGGAGTCGCGCAGGGTCTTCGCGGCGATCGCGGCCTTGAGCTCGGGCAGGCCGCCGGCCGGCGTGTAGCGGTGGTACTTGGGGTTGCGGCAGGCCTCGACCGCGGCCTCGACGATGTAGTCCGGGGTCGGGAAGTCGGGCTCGCCCGCGCCGAAGCCGATCACCGGGCGCCCGGCGGCCTTGAGGGCCTTGGCCTTGGCGTCGACGGCGAGGGTGGCGGACTCGGAGATGGCGCCGATACGGGCGGACACCCGGCGCTCGGAGGAAGGCGTTGCAGAGGTCATGCGAGCAATCGTCCCAGACGGCAAAGAAGCGCCGCACACCGTTTCAGTCATCGGACCGGACGCGTACCGGAGAGGGGGCTGACATCCTCCGGACGGCGCCGGAGCATGTCAGCCCGGGTGCTGTTCGACGTCAGGGCCCGGTTCACGTACACTCACCTGTCGTTGGACCTCGCCAGCCGCTGCAGAGCGTGAGCACTCCGTGCACTCGCTCGGATGCGGTAGGTTGGGGGACGCAAAGGGTCGTAGCTCAATTGGTAGAGCACTGGTCTCCAAAACCAGCGGTTGGGGGTTCGAGTCCCTCCGGCCCTGCTCCACACTCCTTCTCGGATGTGTGTGCGCAGGTACGTACTTAGATGCAACGCCGTGCGGCGCAACCGGGCGCGGTACGGCCACGACCCGGATTCAGGTGAGAGACGTGACGGACGCCCTGGGCTCCATCGACATGCCTGACGCCGAGGACGAGACGCGCGAGAAGAAGGCCCGCAAGGGCGGCAAGCGCGGCAAGAAGGGCCCTCTGGGCCGACTCGCGCTTTTCTACCGTCAGATCGTCGCGGAACTCCGCAAGGTTGTCTGGCCCACTCGCAACCAGCTCACGACGTACACCACCGTGGTGATTGTCTTCGTCGTCATCATGATCGGTCTGGTGACCGTGATTGACTATGGGTTCCAGGAAGCCATCAAGTTCGTCTTCGGCTGATCCCCGCGGAGGGCGGCGCCTTGATGGGTGCCGCCCGTTTTCGCATGTTCCACCACCTTTTGTATCCAGGAAGAAGCAGCCACCGTGTCTGACCCGAACCTGAACGCGAGCCACGACTCCGTCGAGTCCGTCGAGGACGAGCTCGACATCGTCGAGGCGGCAGACGCTGTGGACCCCGATGAGGCCGAGCACGCCGACGCCAAGGCGGGTGTCGCCGCCGAGGAGGCCGCGCTGCACGTCGAGGACGAGATCGAGGCCGACGCCGAGATCGAGGACGACGCCGAGTTCGAAGAGGCTGCCGACGACGTCGAGACGGACGTCGAGGCCGACGCCGACATCGACGTTGAGGCCGAGGCCGATGACGAGGAGGCCGAAGAGGCCGCCCCGGTCGAGCCCGCCGAGCCCGTCGACCCCGTCCAGGCCCTGCGCGACGAGCTCCGTCTGCTTCCCGGCGAGTGGTACGTGATCCACACCTACGCCGGCTACGAGAAGCGCGTGAAGGCCAACCTGGAGCAGCGTGCCGTCTCGCTGAACGTCGAGGAGTTCATCTACCAGGCCGAGGTGCCCGAGGAAGAGATCGTCCAGATCAAGAACGGCGAGCGCAAGAACGTCCGGCAGAACAAGCTGCCCGGTTACGTTCTCGTCCGCATGGATCTGACGAACGAGTCCTGGGGCGTCGTCCGCAACACGCCTGGCGTCACCGGCTTCGTCGGCAACGCGTACGACCCGTACCCGCTGACCCTGGACGAGATCGTCAAGATGCTCGCGCCGGAGGCCAAGGAGAAGGCCGACAAGGCAGCCGCGGAGGCCGCCGGTCTGCCGGCGCCCGCCGTCAAGCGCACCATCGAGGTCCTGGACTTCGAGGTCGGCGACTCGGTCACCGTCACCGACGGCCCGTTCGCCACGCTGCAGGCGACGATCAACGAGATCAACCCGGACTCGAAGAAGGTCAAGGGCCTCGTCGAGATCTTCGGTCGCGAGACTCCGGTCGAGCTCAGCTTCGACCAGATCCAGAAGAACTGATCTTCTGAGACAACGCTTCCGGACAGGTCAGATCGCCCCGTGAAGGGCGGTCTGACCTGCTCGGTTTTTAGCCCCGCACCGATACCCGTTATCGTGGTGCGGTATGCCTCCATCCGGATGACCGGTTGGCGGCGAAAAACTCTCACTAGGACCCGGAGAGAGCAATGCCTCCCAAGAAGAAGAAGATCACGGGGCTCATCAAGCTCCAGATCAAGGCCGGTGCGGCCAACCCGGCTCCGCCGGTCGGCCCCGCGCTCGGTCAGCACGGCGTCAACATCATGGAGTTCTGCAAGGCCTACAACGCCGCGACCGAGTCGCAGCGTGGCATGGTCGTGCCGGTGGAGATCACGGTCTACGACGACCGCTCCTTCACCTTCATCACCAAGACTCCGCCGGCCGCGCGCCTCATCCTGAAGGCCGCGGGCATCGAGAAGGGCTCCGGCGAGCCGCACAAGACCAAGGTCGCCAAGCTCACCGGCGCCCAGGTCCGCGAGATCGCCGAGCTGAAGATGCCCGACCTGAACGCCAACGACGTCGACGCCGCGATGAAGATCATCGCCGGCACCGCGCGCTCGATGGGCGTCACGGTCGAAGGCTGATCCAGCCACCCCAGCACCACCAGTGGTAGGACCAAGCGCTGGTCCGCACCACGACTCCATGCCTGAAGCCAAAACACAGGAGCAGAAGTGAAGCGCAGCAAGACTCTCCGCGCTGCGGACGCCAAGGTCGACCGGGAGAAGCTGTACGCCCCGCTCGAGGCCGTCCGTCTCGCCAAGGAGACCTCCGCGACCAAGTTCGACAGCACCGTCGAGGTCGCCTTCCGCCTGGGTGTCGACCCGCGCAAGGCCGACCAGATGGTGCGTGGCACCGTGAACCTCCCGCACGGCACCGGCAAGACCGCCCGGGTCCTGGTCTTCGCGACCGGTGACCGTGCTGCGGCCGCGGAAGCCGCCGGCGCCGACATTGTCGGCGACGACGAGCTGATCAACGAGATCGCCAAGGGCAACCGCCTGAACGAGTTCGACGCCGTTGTGGCCACCCCGGACCTCATGGGCAAGGTCGGCCGCCTCGGCCGCGTGCTCGGTCCCCGTGGCCTCATGCCGAACCCGAAGACCGGCACCGTCACGATGGACGTCGCGAAGGCCGTCACCGAGATCAAGGGTGGCAA
Above is a genomic segment from Streptomyces sp. NBC_01233 containing:
- a CDS encoding adenosine deaminase produces the protein MEHARDLTLLPKAHLHLHFTGSMRPSTLLELADKYGVRLPDALTAGEPPKLRATDERGWFRFQRLYDAARSCLREPDDIRRLVREAAEEDVRDGSGWLEIQVDPTSYAPLLGGLIPAVEIILDAVDAASRETGLGMRVLIAANRMRHPLDARTLARLAVRYADRGVVGFGLSNDERRGMARDFDRAFAIAREGGLLAAPHGGELTGPSSVRDCLDDLHAARIGHGVRAAENPRLLKRLADRQITCEVCPASNVALGVYERPEDVPLRTLFEAGVPMALGADDPLLFGSRLAAQYEIARRHHGFTDPELAELARQSVRGSAAPADVQEKLLAGIEHWLTG
- a CDS encoding pyridoxal phosphate-dependent aminotransferase; translated protein: MTSATPSSERRVSARIGAISESATLAVDAKAKALKAAGRPVIGFGAGEPDFPTPDYIVEAAVEACRNPKYHRYTPAGGLPELKAAIAAKTLRDSGYEVDPAQVLVTNGGKQAIYNAFAAILDPGDEVIVPAPYWTTYPESIRLAGGVPVEVVADETTGYRVSVEQLEAARTERTKVVLFVSPSNPTGAVYSEADAEAIGRWAAEKGLWVLTDEIYEHLVYGDAKFVSLPAIVPELADKCIVVNGVAKTYAMTGWRVGWIIGPEDVVKAATNLQSHATSNVSNVAQVAALAAVSGNLDAVHEMRTAFDRRRQTIVRMLNEIDGVVCPTPEGAFYVYPSVKALLGKELRGKRPQTSVELAALILDEVEVAVVPGEAFGTPGYLRLSYALGDEDLVEGVSRIQKLLAEAKA
- the secE gene encoding preprotein translocase subunit SecE; this encodes MTDALGSIDMPDAEDETREKKARKGGKRGKKGPLGRLALFYRQIVAELRKVVWPTRNQLTTYTTVVIVFVVIMIGLVTVIDYGFQEAIKFVFG
- the nusG gene encoding transcription termination/antitermination protein NusG, whose amino-acid sequence is MSDPNLNASHDSVESVEDELDIVEAADAVDPDEAEHADAKAGVAAEEAALHVEDEIEADAEIEDDAEFEEAADDVETDVEADADIDVEAEADDEEAEEAAPVEPAEPVDPVQALRDELRLLPGEWYVIHTYAGYEKRVKANLEQRAVSLNVEEFIYQAEVPEEEIVQIKNGERKNVRQNKLPGYVLVRMDLTNESWGVVRNTPGVTGFVGNAYDPYPLTLDEIVKMLAPEAKEKADKAAAEAAGLPAPAVKRTIEVLDFEVGDSVTVTDGPFATLQATINEINPDSKKVKGLVEIFGRETPVELSFDQIQKN
- the rplK gene encoding 50S ribosomal protein L11, with the translated sequence MPPKKKKITGLIKLQIKAGAANPAPPVGPALGQHGVNIMEFCKAYNAATESQRGMVVPVEITVYDDRSFTFITKTPPAARLILKAAGIEKGSGEPHKTKVAKLTGAQVREIAELKMPDLNANDVDAAMKIIAGTARSMGVTVEG
- the rplA gene encoding 50S ribosomal protein L1; this translates as MKRSKTLRAADAKVDREKLYAPLEAVRLAKETSATKFDSTVEVAFRLGVDPRKADQMVRGTVNLPHGTGKTARVLVFATGDRAAAAEAAGADIVGDDELINEIAKGNRLNEFDAVVATPDLMGKVGRLGRVLGPRGLMPNPKTGTVTMDVAKAVTEIKGGKIEFRVDKHSNLHFIIGKVSFSDEQLVENYGAALDEILRLKPSAAKGRYIKKAALSTTMGPGIQLDSNRTRNLLVEEDPAAV